A window of Rhizobium tumorigenes contains these coding sequences:
- a CDS encoding transporter substrate-binding domain-containing protein, translating to MTFSIRAGLIALAAAVAFSSPVLADGSKLDEVLARGHLVMGTGSTNAPWHFKSADDKLQGFDVDMGHIIAKALFGDPDKIEYVNQSSDARIPNITTNKVDITCQFITVTGERAQQIAFTIPYYREGVGLMLKADGQYADYAALKAAGSSVTVSVLQNVYAEAMVHAALPDAKVDQYDSVDLIYQALESGRADAVATDQSSLAWYMTQNAGRYKDAGYGWNPQTYACGVKRGDQDWLNFVNTALHEAMTGVEFDAYAKSYKTWFGKDLTPPQIGFPVEFK from the coding sequence ATGACCTTTTCTATTCGTGCCGGCCTGATCGCCCTGGCCGCAGCAGTCGCTTTTTCCAGCCCCGTTCTTGCCGACGGCAGCAAGCTCGATGAAGTGCTTGCACGCGGCCACCTGGTAATGGGTACCGGCAGCACCAATGCGCCGTGGCACTTCAAGAGTGCGGACGACAAGTTGCAGGGCTTCGATGTCGATATGGGCCACATCATCGCCAAGGCTTTGTTCGGCGATCCGGACAAGATCGAATACGTCAACCAGTCGTCCGATGCCCGTATTCCGAACATCACCACGAACAAGGTCGACATCACCTGCCAGTTCATCACTGTCACCGGCGAGCGCGCCCAGCAGATTGCCTTCACCATTCCCTATTACCGCGAAGGCGTCGGCCTCATGCTGAAGGCTGACGGCCAGTATGCCGACTATGCCGCGCTGAAGGCGGCAGGCTCGTCGGTCACCGTTTCTGTGCTGCAGAATGTCTATGCCGAAGCCATGGTCCACGCGGCGCTTCCGGACGCCAAGGTCGACCAGTACGACTCCGTCGATCTCATCTACCAGGCCCTGGAATCCGGCCGGGCCGATGCTGTCGCCACCGACCAGTCATCGCTCGCCTGGTACATGACCCAGAACGCCGGCAGGTATAAGGATGCCGGCTATGGCTGGAACCCGCAGACCTATGCTTGCGGTGTCAAGCGCGGTGACCAGGATTGGCTGAACTTTGTCAACACCGCTCTGCATGAAGCGATGACCGGCGTTGAGTTCGATGCCTACGCGAAGTCCTACAAGACCTGGTTCGGCAAGGACCTGACACCGCCGCAGATCGGCTTCCCGGTCGAATTCAAGTAA
- a CDS encoding amino acid ABC transporter permease yields MGYTLNFSAVWRNFDFLWSGLALSLGLAIISIVIGAVIGLVVAFALLSKQRFVAIPARCYVTLIRNLPILVLVLFAYFALPQMGFRLDKVKSFILVLSLYSGAYLAEVFRAGLLSIPKGLTEAGLAIGLTSSQIRTSIIAPLMFRNVLPSLSSTIISLFKDTSLAATIAVPELTFAARKINVESFRVIETWMVTSGLYVVTCLLIAAVMRFFERRLALPR; encoded by the coding sequence ATGGGTTACACGCTGAATTTCTCTGCGGTCTGGCGCAATTTCGATTTTCTCTGGAGCGGTTTGGCGTTGAGCCTCGGCCTGGCGATTATCTCGATCGTGATCGGCGCCGTTATCGGCTTGGTGGTGGCATTCGCCCTGCTGTCGAAACAGCGGTTCGTGGCGATCCCGGCGCGCTGCTATGTGACGCTGATACGCAACCTGCCTATCCTCGTGCTGGTCCTGTTTGCCTATTTCGCGCTGCCGCAGATGGGATTCAGGCTAGACAAGGTGAAAAGCTTCATCCTGGTGCTTTCCCTCTATTCGGGCGCCTATCTGGCGGAAGTATTTCGCGCCGGGCTGCTGTCCATTCCGAAGGGCCTGACCGAAGCCGGCCTCGCCATCGGCCTGACCTCGAGCCAGATCCGCACCTCGATTATCGCGCCGCTGATGTTCCGGAACGTGCTGCCGTCGCTGTCCTCGACGATCATATCCCTGTTCAAGGACACATCGCTTGCAGCGACCATTGCCGTGCCGGAACTGACCTTCGCCGCCCGCAAGATCAATGTCGAAAGCTTCCGTGTCATCGAGACATGGATGGTCACCTCCGGTCTCTATGTCGTCACCTGTCTTCTCATTGCTGCCGTCATGCGCTTCTTCGAGCGCCGGCTGGCGCTGCCGAGGTAA
- a CDS encoding amino acid ABC transporter permease produces MSHSFLEQLWIARYVIVSGLMMTISISLLAILAGSVVGVFVGLALAYGNMALRFVVRAYTDIIRGTPVLVLVLASYYVLSAVGLDLGPFSAGVLALAIFCSSHVGEIVRGALQAIPRGQTEAAKAIGLTFTQTFTSVLWPQALRQCLPAWVNTAAEIVKASTLLSVIGVAELLLRSQEIISRNFMSLQFYFLAGALYFAVNFGIERFGKFVERKTMLPS; encoded by the coding sequence ATGTCCCACAGTTTCCTCGAACAGCTCTGGATTGCCCGCTATGTGATCGTCAGCGGGCTGATGATGACGATATCGATCTCGCTGCTGGCCATCCTTGCCGGCTCGGTCGTCGGTGTCTTCGTCGGGCTCGCGCTGGCCTACGGCAACATGGCGCTGCGGTTTGTCGTGCGGGCCTATACCGACATCATCCGCGGCACGCCGGTTCTCGTGCTTGTTTTGGCCAGCTACTATGTCTTGAGTGCCGTCGGTCTTGACCTCGGTCCTTTTTCTGCCGGCGTGCTGGCGCTGGCGATCTTCTGCTCGTCACATGTCGGCGAGATCGTACGCGGCGCGCTGCAGGCAATCCCCCGGGGCCAGACGGAAGCCGCCAAGGCGATCGGCCTGACGTTCACCCAGACATTCACCTCCGTGCTTTGGCCGCAGGCGTTGCGCCAGTGCCTTCCGGCCTGGGTCAACACGGCTGCGGAAATCGTCAAGGCATCGACGCTGCTTTCGGTCATCGGAGTGGCTGAGCTGTTGCTGCGCAGCCAGGAGATCATCTCGCGCAACTTCATGAGCCTGCAATTCTATTTCCTCGCAGGCGCCCTCTATTTCGCCGTCAACTTCGGGATCGAGCGCTTTGGCAAATTCGTCGAGCGCAAGACCATGCTGCCATCTTGA
- a CDS encoding amino acid ABC transporter ATP-binding protein → MARTMLEIKGLRKTYGHHEVLQGVDCSVAEGEVISIIGSSGSGKTTMLRCINMLEEFQGGTINLDGEEIGYHIEGSSRRRKSEREIARQRALTGMAFQQFNLFPHMTAAENVMLGLVKVKKMPKTEARTLAERWLDRVGLSARSNHYPGQLSGGQQQRVAIARAIAMSPRLMLFDEVTSALDPELVGEVLQVIKGLAADGMTMLLVTHEMRFAYEVSSRVIFMNQGVICEEGDPKEMFVQPKTERLAEFLKTSSFN, encoded by the coding sequence ATGGCCAGGACTATGCTTGAAATCAAAGGCCTTCGGAAAACCTACGGCCACCATGAGGTGCTGCAGGGCGTCGATTGTTCCGTCGCGGAAGGCGAGGTGATCTCGATCATCGGCTCGTCGGGTTCCGGCAAGACGACGATGCTTCGCTGTATCAACATGCTCGAGGAGTTCCAGGGCGGAACCATCAACCTTGATGGCGAGGAGATTGGCTACCACATCGAAGGCAGCTCGCGCCGTCGCAAGAGCGAACGGGAAATCGCGCGCCAGCGCGCGCTGACGGGCATGGCCTTCCAGCAATTCAATCTCTTTCCCCATATGACAGCGGCCGAAAATGTCATGCTCGGTCTCGTCAAGGTGAAGAAGATGCCGAAAACCGAAGCCCGGACGCTTGCCGAGCGCTGGCTCGATCGCGTCGGCCTCTCGGCGCGCAGCAATCACTATCCCGGCCAGTTATCGGGTGGCCAGCAGCAGCGCGTTGCGATTGCCCGGGCGATCGCGATGTCCCCGCGCCTGATGCTCTTCGATGAGGTAACCTCCGCGCTGGACCCGGAACTGGTCGGGGAAGTGCTTCAGGTCATCAAGGGGCTGGCGGCAGATGGCATGACCATGCTGCTGGTCACGCACGAGATGCGTTTTGCCTATGAGGTGTCGTCCCGGGTTATCTTCATGAACCAGGGTGTCATCTGCGAAGAGGGCGATCCAAAGGAAATGTTCGTACAGCCGAAGACCGAGCGGCTCGCCGAGTTTTTAAAGACCTCGAGTTTCAATTAA
- a CDS encoding RidA family protein, whose amino-acid sequence MTIKRYGAGEKGAGGQPLPFARATEAGGWLYVSGQVPMENSEIVPGGIVTQSRKAIDNMIAILEEAGYTLQDVVRVGVWLDDPRDFLSFNGVYAEYFSENPPARACVQSRMMVDCKVEVDCVAYRSDRA is encoded by the coding sequence ATGACGATCAAACGTTATGGCGCCGGAGAAAAAGGCGCTGGCGGTCAACCCCTTCCGTTTGCGCGGGCCACGGAAGCCGGTGGCTGGCTTTATGTTTCCGGTCAGGTTCCCATGGAGAACAGCGAGATCGTGCCGGGCGGCATCGTCACCCAGAGCCGGAAGGCCATCGACAACATGATAGCCATCCTCGAGGAGGCCGGCTACACGCTTCAGGATGTCGTGCGCGTCGGCGTGTGGCTCGACGATCCGCGCGATTTCTTGAGTTTCAATGGCGTCTACGCCGAATATTTCAGCGAAAACCCTCCCGCGCGCGCTTGTGTCCAGTCGCGCATGATGGTCGATTGCAAGGTCGAGGTGGATTGCGTCGCCTATCGCTCGGATCGCGCCTGA
- a CDS encoding IclR family transcriptional regulator, with protein sequence MAEAVEIASRRTRGLDRAFEILEFLRVKRQPMRPNEIAAEIGAPRSSVYELVNLLLGHGMLDYQGDDGRVFLGRRLYFLGTAYAEHFDLMRECERMLTRLAVETRETAQMCLLEGNKYTVAMMREGVRPFRISSNVGETVSIPWTASGRLLVSHLTDQQIIDLIPPEDFTLPDGRQLDPATFLAEVRTAARDGYFTFNSEVENFTHCFAVPIYQAGGNCIATLCLVAPREDGLRNRDSYLESLLTAANEISDKLGFYNERAKVAVLR encoded by the coding sequence ATGGCTGAGGCTGTCGAGATCGCATCGCGACGCACCAGAGGACTGGATCGCGCTTTCGAGATCCTGGAGTTTCTGCGCGTGAAGCGCCAGCCCATGAGACCCAACGAGATCGCGGCGGAAATAGGCGCGCCGCGATCGTCTGTATACGAACTGGTCAACCTGCTTCTCGGCCACGGCATGCTCGACTATCAGGGAGACGACGGGCGGGTGTTCCTCGGCCGTCGTCTGTATTTCCTTGGAACAGCCTATGCCGAGCATTTCGATCTGATGCGGGAATGCGAGCGCATGCTGACCCGCCTTGCAGTGGAAACGCGCGAAACTGCCCAGATGTGTCTGCTCGAAGGAAACAAGTACACCGTCGCGATGATGCGGGAGGGCGTTCGACCCTTCCGTATTTCCTCCAACGTAGGCGAAACAGTTTCGATCCCCTGGACGGCGTCGGGACGGCTGCTCGTCTCACACCTGACCGACCAGCAGATCATCGATCTGATCCCGCCGGAAGATTTCACGCTGCCGGACGGCAGGCAGCTGGATCCCGCAACCTTTTTGGCCGAGGTGCGCACTGCAGCTCGTGACGGATATTTCACCTTCAACAGCGAGGTCGAAAACTTCACCCATTGTTTTGCCGTGCCGATTTACCAGGCCGGTGGCAACTGCATTGCCACCCTCTGCCTCGTCGCGCCTCGGGAAGATGGATTGCGCAACCGCGACTCCTATCTGGAGAGCCTGTTGACAGCCGCGAACGAGATCTCCGACAAGCTCGGGTTCTACAACGAGCGTGCCAAGGTAGCCGTCCTCCGCTGA
- a CDS encoding helix-turn-helix domain-containing protein: MRYVVDDISGQAGGDAWQAAVTETYFPLDTDYRNRREFRGVLETWSLGLVGVSRMECDGVSYRRHRRHFLNERDASLLITIPEVSEVDFSQGSRSVNCKPGGFILERGDAPYEFWHGRPNALWVLKVPAASVRSRIGSTDRFSALSFDGTRGVAALFLDTVRTTINHVEDIDDVARELTGRHILEMLCLSIVSDDRVLDSNISSIRAGHLHRAEQYIRDNIKNADLGPQSVAEAGGISLRYLQGLFQDSNKSINGFIRDSRLERCAEELMSLTVTTTIAEIAYRWGFTDQSQFCRHYRSKFDCSPSETRREALLRAGRTHPGKKPH, encoded by the coding sequence ATGAGATACGTCGTCGATGATATCAGCGGTCAAGCCGGGGGCGATGCCTGGCAGGCTGCCGTTACCGAAACCTACTTTCCACTCGATACCGATTATCGCAACAGGCGGGAATTCAGGGGCGTGCTGGAGACATGGTCTCTAGGCCTCGTCGGTGTGTCGAGGATGGAGTGCGACGGCGTCAGCTATCGTCGCCATCGTCGCCACTTTCTCAACGAACGCGATGCCAGTCTTCTCATTACCATTCCGGAAGTCAGCGAAGTCGACTTCTCGCAGGGCTCGCGCAGCGTCAATTGCAAGCCGGGCGGCTTCATTCTGGAGCGTGGCGATGCCCCCTATGAATTCTGGCACGGCCGCCCGAATGCCCTCTGGGTGCTGAAGGTCCCGGCTGCGAGCGTCCGATCGCGGATCGGCTCGACGGATCGGTTCAGCGCGCTCAGTTTTGATGGCACGCGCGGCGTCGCCGCTCTCTTTCTCGATACGGTCCGGACCACGATCAACCATGTCGAAGACATCGACGACGTCGCGCGTGAACTGACCGGCCGACACATTCTCGAAATGCTTTGCCTGTCGATCGTCAGCGACGACCGCGTGCTCGATAGCAATATCTCCTCGATACGGGCAGGGCACCTGCATCGCGCCGAGCAGTACATTCGCGACAATATCAAGAATGCGGATCTCGGTCCGCAATCGGTGGCGGAAGCGGGCGGCATTTCGCTGCGTTATCTGCAGGGTCTCTTTCAGGACAGCAACAAGTCGATCAACGGTTTCATCCGCGACAGCCGTCTCGAGCGCTGTGCCGAGGAACTGATGTCGCTTACCGTCACCACGACGATTGCCGAAATCGCCTATCGATGGGGCTTTACCGACCAGTCGCAGTTCTGCCGTCACTACAGATCGAAATTTGACTGTTCGCCGAGCGAGACGCGCCGCGAGGCCTTGCTTCGGGCAGGCAGGACCCACCCGGGGAAAAAGCCGCACTAG
- a CDS encoding hydantoinase/oxoprolinase family protein has product MAKTRVAVDVGGTFTDICIMDEETGAIRIEKTASTPDDPMRAIMNGIKQGRIELSEVTMFSHGTTVATNALITRRLPRTAMVCTEGFRDVVEIRRANKEDLWDTYKDVAKPYIPRRDRLTVGERVDAEGTILEALNEDDAHRVAAILKKRGIKSIAVCFMNSYVNGANERRMRDILKASMPEVPVSISSEVMPEIFEHERFSTTMANAVCAPVVVDYVSRLGEKLAAAGYTRDLLLLHSGGGVMTPASVIDFSARLAGSGIAAGAIASRFIGNLCGFQNSIGFDMGGTSTDVSLAWNGQSRITKDWYIEFGYPIRFPSIEVLTIGAGGGSLAWRDEGGSLRNGPQSAGANPGPACYRNGNRIATNTDANVVLGRLGSSLAGGKITLDPALAEEAVQETVATPFGMELHAAAEAIVAVANANMANAVRLMSISRGYDPRDFALVAFGGAGALHGAAVAKELSIPTVIVPPNPGVTSALGCLLVDVQHDFSESFMTDASIVAPAELEAAFQRMEAQASERLLHEGIAPQDMALQRTVEMMYQGQWRSLAVSAPARIVSIASLIDAFHAEHEREFNYRRDEAPVAIFRVAVKAIGLVPKAELPKYPVRDHAPAPLGRRAVWFDGKSYDAAIYQREVLEAGATISGPAIVEQFDSTTVVPPGMSARVDAFLNILIGTKG; this is encoded by the coding sequence ATGGCGAAGACGAGAGTTGCGGTGGATGTGGGAGGCACCTTCACCGACATCTGCATCATGGATGAGGAGACCGGGGCGATCCGTATCGAGAAGACGGCGTCGACCCCGGATGATCCGATGCGGGCGATCATGAACGGCATAAAGCAGGGCCGCATCGAGCTTTCGGAGGTTACCATGTTCTCGCACGGGACCACGGTCGCGACGAACGCGCTGATCACACGGCGTTTGCCGCGAACGGCAATGGTCTGCACCGAGGGCTTTCGCGATGTGGTCGAAATCCGGCGCGCCAACAAGGAGGACCTCTGGGACACCTACAAGGACGTCGCGAAGCCTTATATTCCACGCCGCGACCGGCTGACGGTCGGCGAGCGTGTCGACGCCGAGGGCACGATACTCGAAGCTCTGAACGAGGACGATGCCCACCGTGTTGCCGCGATCCTGAAAAAGCGCGGCATCAAATCCATCGCCGTCTGCTTCATGAATTCCTACGTCAATGGAGCAAATGAACGGCGCATGCGCGATATCCTCAAGGCCTCGATGCCGGAGGTGCCGGTGTCGATTTCTTCCGAAGTCATGCCGGAGATCTTCGAGCACGAGCGCTTCTCGACGACGATGGCGAACGCCGTCTGCGCGCCGGTGGTTGTCGATTACGTCTCCCGGCTTGGCGAAAAGCTGGCTGCCGCAGGCTACACGCGGGACCTGCTGCTGTTGCATTCCGGCGGCGGCGTGATGACGCCGGCGAGTGTCATAGATTTCTCCGCCAGGCTCGCCGGATCGGGGATCGCGGCAGGCGCCATCGCCAGCCGGTTTATCGGCAACCTCTGCGGCTTTCAGAACTCGATCGGCTTCGACATGGGCGGAACAAGCACGGATGTTTCGCTCGCCTGGAACGGCCAGTCTCGTATCACCAAGGACTGGTACATCGAATTCGGCTATCCCATCCGCTTTCCCTCCATCGAGGTGCTGACGATCGGTGCCGGCGGCGGGTCGCTGGCCTGGCGGGACGAGGGCGGGTCGCTACGCAACGGCCCCCAGTCGGCCGGCGCCAATCCCGGGCCGGCCTGCTATCGAAACGGCAATCGGATAGCCACGAACACAGATGCAAATGTCGTTCTCGGCCGTCTCGGCAGCAGCCTCGCAGGCGGCAAGATCACGCTCGATCCGGCGCTTGCCGAGGAAGCCGTCCAGGAAACGGTGGCGACACCATTCGGCATGGAGCTTCACGCGGCTGCCGAGGCAATCGTCGCCGTCGCCAATGCAAACATGGCCAATGCCGTACGCCTGATGTCGATCAGCCGTGGATACGATCCGCGCGACTTCGCGCTCGTTGCCTTCGGGGGTGCCGGCGCCCTGCACGGGGCGGCTGTCGCAAAGGAGCTTTCCATTCCGACCGTGATCGTGCCTCCCAATCCCGGCGTCACCTCGGCACTCGGTTGCCTGCTTGTCGATGTGCAGCACGACTTCTCCGAGAGCTTCATGACCGACGCCTCCATCGTTGCGCCGGCGGAGCTGGAGGCTGCGTTCCAGCGCATGGAGGCGCAAGCGTCCGAGCGCTTGCTGCACGAAGGGATAGCGCCGCAGGATATGGCGCTCCAGCGGACCGTCGAGATGATGTATCAGGGCCAGTGGCGCTCGCTCGCCGTCAGCGCACCCGCCCGGATCGTGAGTATTGCGTCCCTGATCGATGCTTTCCACGCGGAGCATGAGCGCGAGTTCAACTACCGCCGCGACGAAGCCCCGGTTGCCATCTTTCGCGTCGCAGTCAAGGCAATCGGTCTCGTGCCCAAGGCCGAGCTGCCGAAATATCCGGTGCGCGACCATGCGCCTGCGCCACTCGGCCGACGCGCGGTCTGGTTCGACGGCAAATCCTACGATGCGGCGATCTATCAGCGTGAGGTGCTCGAAGCGGGTGCCACCATCTCCGGCCCCGCAATCGTAGAACAGTTTGATTCGACCACGGTTGTCCCGCCAGGCATGAGCGCTAGGGTCGACGCATTCCTGAATATTCTTATCGGAACGAAAGGCTGA
- a CDS encoding hydantoinase B/oxoprolinase family protein, with translation MTNFVETEKSLDPVTFEVLKNSFITTVDQMAEQMLRTCYSFVIYNRDFSNALHDADGNSVAQGNYDIAVHVGTLHNTCKEVIRVFEGDMAPGDVYAINDPYAGGTHFSDVRLVRPIFDEDTLIGFSQSNGHWSDLGGSVPGSFDVTARDMFREGMRITPVRLFRAGRFCSDVANLIAANTRDPASIIGDIHSQAQATQAAERELLRLVKKYGRKTVVRGMEEVQDYVERAVRKRLAELPDGTWESVDYIDRDLGGGEGMIPIHIKMTIKGDTIHYDFTGSHKTIGSMYNSAPGATFSAVVAGMKTFFPDLPLNSGFYRMIEVTAPKNSVVSAEWPVAVTGFLMPFEKIMNSIFEMWSQIMPERAIACAFNLEYLLAGGRDARKPEKPIFMFYEWLPGGWGGRNGKDGADVTTACFGTGLMSQPNEGNERVNPTRTTEFQIKQDSAGPGKWRGGVGVQKTSVLLAAEDAVMSYICDRERAVVWGVEGGLPSMPHGLTIRRAGEEVDTWLGSVFSDYPVFTGDQFARPTAGGGGFGDPLERDPLHVLEDVIDDYVSIKRAKVDYGVVLKVMDRDLCEYEIDLPATEAARTEIRQNRKEWARSDPAMVSSRYKSGEINAMDAVRRFAVILDWESGNVLENTTRQFRESFERRSVAHWK, from the coding sequence ATGACCAACTTCGTGGAAACTGAAAAGAGCCTCGATCCGGTCACCTTCGAGGTGCTCAAGAATTCCTTCATCACCACGGTCGACCAGATGGCCGAACAGATGCTGCGCACCTGTTATTCGTTCGTCATCTACAACCGCGACTTTTCCAATGCGTTGCATGATGCTGACGGCAACTCGGTTGCGCAGGGCAACTACGACATCGCAGTCCATGTCGGCACGCTGCACAATACCTGCAAGGAAGTCATCCGTGTATTCGAAGGCGACATGGCGCCGGGCGACGTCTACGCGATCAACGATCCCTACGCCGGCGGGACCCACTTCAGCGATGTGCGGCTCGTGCGCCCGATCTTCGACGAGGACACGTTGATCGGCTTTTCGCAGTCGAACGGACACTGGTCGGACCTTGGAGGGTCCGTCCCCGGCTCCTTCGACGTCACCGCCCGTGACATGTTCCGGGAGGGCATGCGTATCACGCCGGTGAGACTATTCCGTGCCGGCCGCTTCTGCTCCGATGTCGCCAATCTGATCGCTGCCAATACCCGCGATCCGGCATCAATCATCGGTGACATCCATTCGCAGGCCCAGGCGACCCAGGCAGCTGAACGGGAACTGCTGCGTCTCGTCAAGAAATACGGCCGCAAGACCGTCGTGCGCGGTATGGAGGAGGTTCAGGACTACGTCGAACGGGCCGTCCGCAAGCGCCTTGCCGAATTGCCCGACGGCACGTGGGAAAGCGTCGACTATATCGACCGCGATCTCGGGGGCGGGGAAGGGATGATCCCCATCCACATCAAAATGACGATCAAGGGCGACACGATCCATTACGATTTTACCGGCAGCCACAAGACGATCGGCTCCATGTACAATTCCGCACCGGGGGCTACCTTTTCAGCCGTTGTCGCGGGAATGAAGACGTTCTTCCCGGATCTGCCCCTTAACAGCGGCTTTTATCGCATGATCGAGGTGACCGCGCCGAAAAACAGCGTCGTGAGTGCCGAGTGGCCGGTGGCGGTGACAGGATTCCTGATGCCGTTCGAGAAAATTATGAATTCAATCTTCGAGATGTGGTCGCAGATCATGCCGGAACGCGCCATCGCATGCGCTTTCAACCTCGAATACCTGCTGGCCGGCGGTCGCGACGCGCGCAAACCGGAAAAGCCGATTTTCATGTTTTATGAGTGGCTTCCCGGCGGATGGGGTGGGCGCAACGGCAAGGACGGTGCCGACGTGACGACCGCCTGCTTTGGAACCGGCCTGATGTCGCAGCCGAACGAAGGCAACGAGCGCGTCAACCCGACGCGGACGACGGAGTTTCAGATCAAGCAGGATTCCGCCGGTCCGGGCAAATGGCGCGGCGGTGTCGGCGTGCAGAAGACCTCGGTGCTGCTGGCGGCCGAAGATGCCGTGATGTCCTATATCTGCGATCGCGAGCGCGCCGTTGTCTGGGGTGTCGAGGGCGGGCTCCCCTCTATGCCGCACGGGCTGACGATCCGCCGCGCGGGCGAGGAGGTCGACACCTGGCTCGGTTCGGTCTTTTCCGACTATCCGGTTTTCACGGGCGATCAATTCGCCCGACCGACAGCGGGTGGTGGCGGCTTCGGCGATCCGCTGGAGCGCGATCCCCTCCATGTGCTGGAGGACGTGATCGACGACTATGTCTCCATCAAGCGCGCCAAGGTCGACTACGGCGTCGTGTTGAAGGTCATGGATCGCGATCTCTGCGAGTACGAAATCGATCTCCCCGCAACAGAAGCTGCCCGCACCGAAATCCGCCAAAACCGCAAGGAATGGGCGCGTTCGGATCCGGCGATGGTATCTAGTCGCTACAAGTCGGGCGAGATCAACGCCATGGATGCGGTTCGTCGCTTTGCCGTCATTCTCGATTGGGAGAGCGGCAACGTGCTCGAGAACACGACCCGGCAATTCCGCGAGAGCTTCGAGAGGCGCAGCGTAGCACACTGGAAGTGA
- a CDS encoding FAD binding domain-containing protein: MSEHLQRSLTVAGSFEEALAARRQGAAILAGGTWLMRDPRRGHALPDALVSLHKIAGLTSIHIETDRVTIGAAVTHDALARSLAGISGLEALAEAASGAANPAIRRVATVGGNLCTQEFAAADLLPPLLAVEAEVELHGDQGAMLVPMVSFLTDRKRLLADAILVRVIINRDSAGSAHVRLPLRRAGDYPVAIVSMARRPDGRVLVAVGSVEHLARRWLSLEHALATEPGRSPDAETAYNLAIGCNDFQGRDGQETDGWYRRQVLPALVRRCMAALLKTEATR; this comes from the coding sequence ATGTCCGAACATCTGCAGCGGTCCCTGACCGTTGCCGGCAGCTTCGAGGAAGCGCTTGCCGCGCGCCGGCAGGGTGCGGCGATCCTAGCCGGCGGAACGTGGCTGATGCGCGATCCGCGTCGGGGCCACGCGTTGCCGGATGCATTGGTGTCGCTCCACAAGATTGCCGGGCTGACCAGCATCCACATCGAAACCGATCGCGTGACGATCGGTGCGGCCGTAACCCATGATGCGCTCGCCCGGTCACTTGCAGGCATAAGCGGCCTTGAGGCATTGGCGGAGGCTGCGTCCGGTGCTGCCAACCCGGCCATCCGTCGGGTGGCGACTGTCGGCGGCAATCTTTGTACGCAAGAGTTCGCCGCCGCCGATCTTCTGCCCCCGCTGTTGGCCGTCGAGGCGGAGGTTGAGCTGCACGGCGACCAAGGGGCAATGCTTGTGCCGATGGTGTCGTTTCTCACGGATCGGAAGCGGCTGCTCGCCGATGCGATCCTCGTCAGGGTGATCATCAACCGCGACAGCGCCGGCAGCGCGCATGTTAGGCTGCCGCTGCGCCGGGCAGGCGACTATCCGGTTGCCATCGTTTCGATGGCGCGCCGCCCCGATGGACGAGTTCTCGTCGCCGTCGGCTCGGTCGAGCACCTGGCGCGACGCTGGCTTTCGCTTGAACACGCGCTTGCCACCGAGCCGGGCCGATCTCCCGACGCCGAGACGGCCTATAACCTTGCCATCGGTTGCAACGACTTCCAGGGCCGCGACGGACAAGAGACGGATGGCTGGTATCGGCGGCAGGTGTTGCCGGCGCTTGTTCGCCGATGCATGGCAGCACTTCTGAAGACGGAGGCCACCCGATGA
- a CDS encoding (2Fe-2S)-binding protein, with product MTVTLHINRFPYRFNGDPMTPLVDILRRERFLTGTKAVCREGFCGACTVTVDGEAIMSCLRPVGLLDGANVLSIEAMATGDGPLHPLQAAFEAADVVQCGMCFPGMVMSLAPFLRDNPAASRDDVKSAMVGNICRCTGYERIIDAVMDYLGQPAGERVHD from the coding sequence ATGACCGTGACGCTTCACATCAATCGCTTCCCCTATCGTTTCAACGGCGATCCAATGACGCCGCTGGTCGATATACTTCGGCGGGAACGTTTCCTGACAGGCACCAAGGCCGTTTGCCGTGAGGGATTTTGCGGCGCCTGCACTGTGACTGTCGACGGAGAGGCCATCATGTCCTGTCTCCGCCCTGTAGGATTGCTCGATGGTGCCAACGTGTTGTCGATCGAGGCGATGGCGACCGGTGATGGACCGCTGCATCCTCTCCAGGCCGCGTTCGAGGCGGCGGATGTGGTCCAGTGCGGAATGTGTTTTCCGGGCATGGTCATGAGCCTTGCGCCGTTCCTCCGCGACAATCCGGCAGCCAGCCGGGACGATGTGAAATCGGCAATGGTGGGCAATATCTGTCGATGCACGGGCTATGAACGCATTATCGATGCGGTGATGGACTACCTCGGACAGCCGGCCGGGGAGCGCGTCCATGACTGA